A single genomic interval of Geotrypetes seraphini chromosome 1, aGeoSer1.1, whole genome shotgun sequence harbors:
- the LOC117363061 gene encoding mesotocin-neurophysin MT-like, whose product MMYSSLAVYMFCLLALSSSCYIQNCPIGGKRSVLDVMDVRKCIPCGSRNKGHCFGPNICCGEEIGCYFGTPETLRCQEENYLPSPCESGRKPCGNSGGNCAASGICCNNESCVVDSACDQDPAFS is encoded by the exons ATGATGTACAGTAGTTTGGCTGTCTACATGTTCTGCCTCTTGGCCCTTTCCTCGTCTTGTTATATCCAGAACTGCCCCATTGGAGGGAAGCGATCTGTCCTAGATGTGATGGATGTCAGAAAG TGTATCCCCTGTGGTTCTAGGAATAAGGGACACTGCTTCGGACCTAACATTTGCTGTGGAGAAGAGATTGGATGTTACTTTGGTACTCCAGAAACCTTAAGGTGCCAGGAAGAGAACTATCTGCCCTCCCCCTGTGAATCCGGAAGAAAACCCTGTGGTAACAGTGGAGGAAACTGTGCTGCCTCTGGAATCTGCTGTAATAATG AGAGCTGCGTAGTGGATTCAGCCTGTGACCAGGACCCTGCATTTTCCTAG